A region of Epinephelus fuscoguttatus linkage group LG1, E.fuscoguttatus.final_Chr_v1 DNA encodes the following proteins:
- the si:ch211-220m17.5 gene encoding guanylin family protein has translation MKAVLATIAVLVLALGWTSEAVLVEENGLSFSLEAVKRLQELTESSAAAVQHSPRLRAGTMSLCADPMLPQEFLPLCKQRGASASLARLSMVPLDVCEICAFAACTGC, from the exons ATGAAGGCTGTACTCGCCACCATCGCTGTCCTCGTCCTGGCTCTTGGCTGGACCTCTGAAGCTGTGCTGGTTGAA GAGAATGGACTGTCTTTCTCTTTGGAGGCCGTCAAGAGGCTGCAGGAGCTGACAGAGAGCAGCGCTGCAGCAGTACAACATAGCCCACGACTGCGGGCAGGCACCATGTCCCTCTGCGCCGACCCCATGCTGCCACAGGAGTTCCTGCCCCTGTGCAAGCAGAGAGGAGCATCTGCATCCCTCGCCAGACTAT CTATGGTTCCCCTGGACGTCTGTGAGATCTGTGCCTTTGCTGCTTGCACCGGCTGCTAA